One genomic segment of Ancylobacter sp. IITR112 includes these proteins:
- the fabG gene encoding 3-oxoacyl-[acyl-carrier-protein] reductase, which translates to MFDLTGKTALVTGATGGIGGAIAKALHAQGATVALSGTRREVLEALAAEMGERTHVLPCDLSNIEQVEQLVPQAEEAMGELDILVNNAGITRDGLFVRLTDEMWDTVIAVNLTAGFRLTRAAARSMMRRRTGRIIGITSVVGVTGNAGQGNYAAAKAGMIGMSKALAKEVAARGVTVNCIAPGFIATPMTDVLNDKQKQAILSAVPAARLGSPEDIAAAAVYLASAEAGYMTGQTLHVNGGMAMI; encoded by the coding sequence ATGTTCGATCTGACCGGGAAGACGGCGCTCGTCACCGGCGCCACGGGCGGGATCGGCGGCGCCATCGCCAAGGCGCTGCACGCGCAAGGCGCGACGGTGGCCTTGTCGGGCACCCGCCGCGAAGTGCTGGAGGCGTTGGCCGCCGAGATGGGCGAGCGCACCCATGTGCTGCCGTGTGACCTCTCCAATATCGAACAGGTCGAGCAACTGGTGCCGCAGGCCGAGGAGGCCATGGGCGAGCTCGACATTCTGGTGAACAATGCCGGCATCACCCGGGACGGCCTGTTCGTCCGGCTGACCGATGAAATGTGGGACACGGTGATCGCGGTGAACCTCACCGCCGGCTTCCGCCTCACCCGCGCCGCCGCCCGTTCCATGATGCGCCGGCGCACCGGCCGCATCATCGGCATCACCTCGGTGGTGGGCGTCACCGGCAATGCGGGTCAGGGCAATTATGCCGCCGCCAAGGCCGGCATGATCGGCATGTCCAAGGCGCTGGCCAAGGAAGTGGCGGCGCGCGGCGTGACGGTGAACTGCATCGCGCCGGGCTTCATCGCCACGCCGATGACCGACGTGCTGAACGACAAGCAGAAGCAGGCGATTCTCTCCGCCGTCCCGGCCGCGCGGCTGGGCTCGCCGGAGGACATCGCCGCCGCCGCCGTCTATCTCGCATCCGCCGAAGCCGGTTACATGACCGGCCAGACGCTGCATGTGAATGGCGGAATGGCAATGATCTGA
- the rpsR gene encoding 30S ribosomal protein S18 — translation MAFGGTGGAAANSSGARRPFFRRRKTCPFSGANAPKIDYKDVRLLQRYISERGKIVPSRITAVSAKKQRELAQAIKRARFLGLLPFVIR, via the coding sequence ATGGCTTTCGGTGGCACCGGCGGCGCGGCCGCGAACTCCTCGGGCGCCCGTCGCCCCTTCTTCCGCCGTCGCAAGACCTGCCCGTTCTCCGGCGCCAACGCGCCGAAGATCGACTACAAGGACGTGCGGCTGCTGCAGCGCTACATCTCCGAGCGCGGCAAGATCGTTCCCTCGCGCATCACGGCCGTCTCGGCCAAGAAACAGCGCGAACTCGCCCAGGCGATCAAGCGCGCGCGCTTCCTCGGCCTTCTGCCCTTCGTGATCCGCTGA
- a CDS encoding acyl carrier protein, with product MSDIAERVKKIVAEHLGVEPEKVTENASFIDDLGADSLDTVELVMAFEEAFNCEIPDDAAETILTVGDAINFLEKNAA from the coding sequence ATGAGCGATATTGCCGAGCGCGTGAAGAAGATTGTAGCCGAGCATCTGGGCGTCGAGCCCGAGAAGGTTACCGAGAATGCCAGCTTCATCGACGACCTCGGCGCGGACAGCCTCGATACGGTCGAGCTGGTCATGGCCTTTGAAGAAGCCTTCAATTGCGAAATTCCCGACGACGCGGCCGAAACGATCCTGACCGTCGGCGACGCGATCAACTTCCTGGAAAAGAACGCGGCCTGA
- the mltG gene encoding endolytic transglycosylase MltG, with product MTDPTSPTPPGAPTPAGKASDPHRASRRANHPLIVAGSMVFTLLIVAIVLGGGALWIGKTRYYAPGPLTADKAVIVPNDYGVMDIADLLERQGVIDDKWVFVGAAVGTRASSKLKAGEYAFAAGSSIQQVLGTIVSGKVIEYVVTIPEGLTSDQIVERILDVEELSGNVRQVPREGSLMPDTYKITRGTSREDLLRRMARTQDAALKEIWDQRDPDLPLKSPQELVILASIVEKETGVPEERAEVAAVFVNRLNKKMRLQSDPTIIYGLVRGKGRLERPLTRTDITTPTPFNTYTIPALPPGPIGNPGRASLEATARPAKSDNLYFVADGTGGHAFAPSLDQHNKNVARWRQIERERKVDPAAQPAGTSGTTGATPVD from the coding sequence ATGACCGATCCGACTTCCCCGACCCCGCCCGGCGCTCCGACACCCGCCGGCAAGGCGAGTGACCCCCACCGGGCGTCGCGCCGCGCCAATCACCCACTCATCGTCGCCGGCAGCATGGTGTTCACCCTGCTGATCGTCGCCATCGTGCTTGGGGGCGGCGCACTGTGGATCGGCAAGACCCGCTACTACGCGCCCGGCCCCCTGACCGCGGACAAGGCGGTGATCGTGCCGAACGATTACGGCGTGATGGACATCGCCGACCTGCTGGAAAGGCAGGGCGTCATTGACGACAAATGGGTCTTTGTCGGCGCGGCCGTGGGCACGCGCGCCTCCAGCAAGCTGAAGGCCGGCGAATATGCCTTTGCCGCCGGCTCCTCGATCCAGCAGGTGCTGGGCACGATCGTCTCGGGCAAGGTGATCGAATATGTCGTCACCATTCCCGAAGGGCTGACCAGCGACCAGATCGTCGAGCGAATCCTCGATGTCGAGGAGCTTTCGGGGAACGTGCGGCAGGTGCCGCGTGAGGGCAGCCTCATGCCCGACACCTACAAGATCACCCGTGGTACGTCGCGCGAGGATTTGCTGCGCCGCATGGCGCGCACGCAGGACGCGGCGCTGAAGGAAATCTGGGACCAGCGCGACCCCGACCTGCCGCTGAAATCACCGCAGGAACTCGTCATTCTCGCCTCCATTGTCGAAAAGGAGACGGGCGTTCCCGAGGAGCGGGCGGAAGTCGCCGCCGTGTTCGTCAACCGGCTGAACAAGAAGATGCGGCTGCAGTCGGACCCGACCATCATCTACGGACTGGTGCGCGGCAAGGGGCGGCTGGAGCGGCCGCTGACCCGCACCGACATCACCACGCCGACGCCATTCAACACCTACACCATCCCGGCGCTGCCGCCCGGTCCCATCGGCAATCCCGGCCGCGCCTCCCTTGAGGCGACCGCCCGCCCGGCCAAGAGCGACAATCTCTATTTCGTCGCCGACGGCACCGGCGGCCACGCCTTCGCCCCCTCGCTCGACCAGCACAACAAGAATGTTGCGCGCTGGCGCCAGATCGAGCGCGAGCGCAAGGTCGACCCTGCGGCGCAGCCGGCCGGCACCTCCGGCACGACAGGCGCCACGCCCGTCGACTGA
- the rsmA gene encoding 16S rRNA (adenine(1518)-N(6)/adenine(1519)-N(6))-dimethyltransferase RsmA has translation MTIDTLPPLREVIRAHGLSALKSLGQNFLLDLNLTSKIARTAGRLDERTVIEVGPGPGGLTRAILALGARRVVAIERDPRCVAALAEVAAHYPGRLEIIEGDALEIDYRALLAPEERAVVIANLPYNIGTPLLIGWLSADPWPPWYESLTLMFQREVAERIVAAPGDAHYGRLAVLTGWRAQAHIAFDVPPSAFVPPPKVTSSVVHLVPRREPLPCSLKVLERVTEAGFGQRRKMLRQSLKSLGVDSGALLEAAGIAPTERAERVTVDGFVALANAWMTLREAGAPGRA, from the coding sequence ATGACCATCGACACCCTGCCACCGCTGCGCGAGGTCATCCGCGCGCATGGTCTTTCCGCGCTGAAGTCGCTGGGGCAGAATTTTCTGCTGGATCTCAACCTCACCTCGAAGATTGCCCGCACCGCCGGGCGGCTCGACGAGCGGACGGTGATTGAAGTCGGCCCCGGCCCGGGCGGACTCACCCGGGCGATCCTGGCGCTTGGCGCGCGCCGTGTGGTCGCCATCGAACGCGATCCGCGCTGCGTTGCGGCGCTGGCCGAGGTGGCCGCGCATTATCCCGGCCGGCTTGAGATCATTGAAGGCGATGCGCTGGAGATCGACTATCGGGCGCTGCTGGCGCCGGAGGAACGCGCCGTCGTCATCGCCAACCTGCCCTACAATATCGGCACGCCGCTTCTCATCGGCTGGCTCTCCGCCGATCCCTGGCCCCCTTGGTATGAGAGCCTGACGCTGATGTTCCAGCGCGAGGTCGCCGAGCGCATTGTCGCGGCGCCGGGCGACGCTCACTATGGCCGCCTCGCCGTGCTGACCGGCTGGCGCGCGCAGGCGCATATCGCCTTCGACGTGCCGCCCTCCGCCTTTGTGCCGCCGCCGAAGGTCACGTCCTCCGTGGTCCATCTCGTCCCGCGCCGCGAGCCCCTTCCCTGCTCGCTGAAGGTGCTGGAGCGCGTCACCGAGGCCGGGTTCGGCCAGCGCCGCAAAATGCTGCGGCAAAGCCTCAAAAGCCTCGGTGTCGACAGCGGCGCGCTGCTGGAAGCCGCCGGCATCGCCCCGACCGAACGCGCCGAGCGGGTGACGGTGGACGGCTTCGTCGCCCTCGCCAATGCGTGGATGACCCTGCGCGAGGCGGGCGCGCCGGGCAGAGCGTAA
- the fabF gene encoding beta-ketoacyl-ACP synthase II — protein MRRVVVTGLGMVTPLGCGVDITWQRLLAGQSGAGRVEGFDVSDLPAKIACQIPRGDGTNGTFNPDQWMEPKEQRKVDDFIIYAMAAARQALDDADWHPSSYDDQCATGVMIGSGIGGLQGIAETALLMQERGPRRVSPFFIPGRLINLAGGYVSIEHGLKGPNHAVVTACSTGAHAIGDASRLVAFGDADVMVAGGTESSISRIGLAGFAACRALSTSYNDTPEKASRPYDKDRDGFVMGEGAGVVVVEALDHALARGAKIYGEIVGYGLSGDAYHITAPSEDGDGAFRCMTAALKRAGITPAQIDYINAHGTSTMADEIELSAVQRLLGNNAAKVSMSSTKSAIGHLLGAAGAVEAIFSLLAIRDQIAPATINLDNPSVDTPIDLVPHTPRKREIEYALSNSFGFGGTNASVVFKRYAN, from the coding sequence ATGAGGCGCGTCGTCGTTACCGGCCTCGGCATGGTGACGCCGCTCGGATGCGGCGTCGACATCACCTGGCAGCGTCTGCTGGCTGGACAAAGTGGAGCCGGTCGCGTCGAGGGTTTCGACGTTTCTGACCTTCCGGCCAAGATTGCCTGCCAGATTCCGCGCGGCGACGGCACCAACGGCACCTTCAATCCCGACCAGTGGATGGAGCCGAAGGAGCAGCGCAAGGTCGACGATTTCATCATCTATGCCATGGCAGCGGCGCGTCAGGCTCTCGACGATGCCGACTGGCATCCGTCCTCTTATGATGACCAGTGTGCCACCGGCGTGATGATCGGCTCCGGCATTGGCGGCCTTCAGGGCATCGCCGAAACCGCGCTGCTGATGCAGGAGCGGGGGCCGCGCCGCGTGTCGCCCTTCTTCATTCCCGGCCGCCTCATCAATCTCGCTGGCGGCTATGTCTCGATCGAGCATGGCCTCAAGGGCCCGAACCACGCCGTGGTCACGGCCTGTTCAACCGGCGCGCACGCCATTGGCGACGCCTCGCGCCTGGTGGCCTTCGGCGATGCCGATGTGATGGTGGCGGGTGGTACCGAATCGTCGATCAGTCGCATCGGGCTTGCGGGGTTCGCTGCCTGCCGTGCGCTGTCGACCAGTTATAACGACACACCGGAGAAGGCGTCGCGGCCTTATGACAAAGACCGCGACGGCTTCGTCATGGGCGAGGGGGCCGGCGTCGTCGTGGTCGAGGCGCTCGACCACGCGCTGGCGCGCGGCGCCAAGATCTATGGCGAGATCGTCGGTTATGGTCTCTCGGGTGACGCCTATCACATCACCGCCCCGTCCGAGGACGGCGACGGAGCCTTCCGCTGCATGACCGCGGCGCTAAAGCGTGCGGGCATCACCCCGGCGCAGATCGACTACATCAATGCCCATGGCACCTCGACCATGGCCGACGAGATCGAACTCAGCGCCGTGCAGCGGCTGCTCGGCAACAATGCGGCCAAGGTGTCGATGTCGTCCACCAAGTCGGCGATCGGCCATCTGCTCGGCGCTGCCGGCGCGGTGGAAGCGATTTTCTCGCTGCTCGCCATCCGTGACCAGATCGCCCCCGCGACGATCAATCTCGACAATCCGTCGGTCGACACGCCGATCGACCTTGTGCCGCACACGCCGCGCAAGCGTGAGATCGAGTATGCGCTGTCGAACTCTTTCGGCTTCGGCGGCACCAACGCGTCCGTCGTGTTCAAGCGCTACGCTAACTGA
- the fabD gene encoding ACP S-malonyltransferase has protein sequence MSLAFVFPGQGSQAVGMGKALAEQFPAARAVFEEVDAALGEKLSAIMWDGPIETLTLTANTQPALMASSLAALRVLETEAGLDLARDAAFVAGHSLGEYSALAAAGSLSIADTARLLRLRGTAMQAATPVGTGAMAAILGLDFDQVAAVAAEAAQGEVCDIANDNAPGQVVVSGNAAAVARACEIAKREGASRAIPLTVSAPFHCRLIASAADAMRDALAGVEVRAPKVPLIANVTAAPVNAPDEIRALLVQQVTSTVRWRESVAFMAEQGVSRLVEVGTGKVLSGLTKRIARQVAATSVGAPEDVAAYAASAAQA, from the coding sequence ATGAGCCTCGCGTTCGTTTTTCCCGGTCAGGGCAGCCAGGCCGTCGGCATGGGCAAGGCCCTCGCCGAGCAGTTCCCGGCCGCCCGCGCCGTATTCGAGGAAGTCGACGCGGCGCTCGGCGAGAAGCTGTCCGCCATCATGTGGGACGGACCGATCGAGACGCTGACGCTGACCGCGAACACCCAGCCCGCCCTGATGGCGTCGTCGCTCGCCGCGCTGCGGGTGCTGGAAACGGAAGCCGGGCTCGATCTCGCCCGCGATGCCGCTTTTGTCGCCGGCCACTCGCTCGGAGAGTATTCCGCCCTCGCGGCCGCCGGTTCGCTCTCCATTGCCGATACGGCCCGGCTGCTGCGCCTGCGCGGCACCGCCATGCAGGCGGCGACGCCCGTCGGCACCGGCGCCATGGCGGCGATTCTCGGCCTCGACTTCGATCAGGTCGCCGCCGTGGCGGCGGAAGCGGCGCAAGGCGAGGTCTGTGACATCGCCAATGACAATGCGCCCGGTCAGGTTGTGGTCTCCGGCAATGCGGCCGCCGTCGCGCGCGCCTGCGAGATCGCCAAGCGCGAGGGCGCCTCACGCGCGATTCCCCTCACGGTTTCCGCCCCCTTCCACTGCCGTCTCATTGCTTCCGCCGCCGACGCCATGCGCGACGCGCTGGCAGGCGTCGAGGTGCGGGCGCCGAAGGTGCCTCTGATCGCCAATGTCACTGCCGCGCCGGTCAACGCGCCGGATGAGATTCGCGCTCTGCTGGTCCAGCAGGTGACGAGCACGGTGCGCTGGCGCGAATCCGTCGCGTTCATGGCGGAGCAGGGCGTGAGCCGGCTGGTCGAGGTGGGGACTGGCAAGGTGCTTTCCGGACTCACCAAGCGTATCGCCCGCCAGGTGGCAGCGACAAGCGTTGGCGCGCCCGAGGATGTTGCCGCCTACGCCGCTTCCGCAGCCCAGGCTTGA
- the rpsF gene encoding 30S ribosomal protein S6 has protein sequence MALYEHVFLARQDVTAQQVEELTTRFKGVIEANGGTVSKTEYWGVKTLTYRVRKNRKAHFSLMNIDAPPAAVAEMERQMRIDEDILRYLTIRVEELEEGQSVMLQKRDRDDRGDRGFGDRGFGGDRGFGGGGRGFGGDRGDRGPRRDREEAPANVETE, from the coding sequence ATGGCTCTTTACGAGCACGTGTTCCTCGCGCGCCAGGATGTGACGGCGCAGCAGGTCGAGGAACTCACGACACGCTTCAAGGGCGTGATCGAAGCGAATGGCGGTACGGTTTCCAAGACCGAGTACTGGGGCGTGAAGACGCTTACCTACCGCGTGCGCAAGAACCGCAAGGCGCATTTCTCGCTGATGAACATCGACGCCCCCCCGGCCGCCGTGGCCGAGATGGAGCGCCAGATGCGCATCGACGAGGACATCCTGCGCTACCTCACCATCCGGGTCGAGGAACTCGAAGAAGGCCAGTCGGTCATGCTGCAGAAGCGCGACCGCGACGACCGCGGCGATCGCGGCTTCGGTGATCGCGGCTTCGGCGGCGATCGCGGCTTTGGTGGCGGCGGGCGCGGCTTCGGCGGCGATCGTGGCGACCGCGGCCCGCGCCGTGACCGTGAAGAAGCTCCGGCCAACGTGGAGACTGAGTGA
- the pdxA gene encoding 4-hydroxythreonine-4-phosphate dehydrogenase PdxA, producing MARPSRALALSLGEPAGIGPDITLTAWLRRDERNLPAFFAIGDAALLRRRAQALGLAVPVQECAPEEAGTVFARSLPLVSAGPAVTALPGRPDPTSGPAARAAIDLAVALVKAGRASAVVTNPIAKAVLYADGFAFPGHTEYLAYLAGSPAPRPVMMIWSPELAVIPATIHIPLADVPRHFTRELLIDTARIAAHDLRHRFGIAAPRLAVCGLNPHAGEEGTLGREDEEITRPAVETLRQEGLDVRGPLPADTLFHAAARSTYDAAIGAYHDQVLAPAKALAFDRAVNVTLGLPFVRTSPDHGTAFTLAGTGRADPSSLIEALRLADRLRARDAAAEG from the coding sequence ATGGCACGCCCGTCGCGCGCTCTGGCGCTCTCTCTGGGTGAGCCGGCCGGCATTGGGCCCGACATCACGCTCACCGCCTGGCTGCGACGCGACGAGCGTAACCTGCCGGCCTTCTTCGCCATTGGCGATGCCGCGCTGCTGCGCCGCCGGGCCCAGGCGCTCGGTCTCGCTGTGCCGGTGCAGGAATGCGCTCCGGAAGAAGCCGGTACCGTGTTCGCCCGTTCGCTGCCGCTGGTCAGTGCCGGCCCCGCGGTCACCGCCCTGCCGGGTCGCCCCGACCCCACGAGCGGCCCTGCCGCCCGCGCGGCGATCGACCTGGCCGTTGCATTGGTGAAGGCCGGGCGCGCCAGCGCGGTCGTCACCAATCCGATCGCCAAGGCCGTGCTCTATGCCGACGGCTTCGCCTTTCCCGGCCACACCGAATATCTCGCCTATCTCGCGGGCAGCCCGGCCCCTCGCCCGGTGATGATGATCTGGTCGCCCGAACTCGCCGTCATTCCCGCCACCATTCATATACCGCTCGCTGACGTGCCGCGCCATTTCACCCGCGAATTGCTGATCGACACCGCCCGTATTGCCGCTCACGATCTGCGGCACCGCTTCGGCATCGCCGCGCCCCGCCTCGCCGTCTGCGGGCTGAACCCGCATGCGGGCGAGGAGGGCACGCTCGGGCGCGAGGATGAAGAGATCACCCGCCCCGCTGTCGAAACGCTGCGGCAGGAAGGGCTCGACGTGCGAGGCCCCCTGCCAGCCGATACCCTGTTTCACGCCGCCGCCCGCTCCACCTATGACGCTGCCATCGGCGCCTATCACGATCAGGTGCTGGCGCCGGCCAAGGCTCTTGCGTTCGACCGGGCAGTGAATGTGACGCTGGGTCTGCCTTTTGTCCGTACGTCCCCCGATCACGGCACCGCCTTCACTCTCGCCGGTACCGGCCGTGCGGACCCGTCCAGCCTGATCGAGGCGCTGCGTCTGGCGGATCGGCTCCGCGCGCGTGACGCGGCGGCGGAAGGCTGA
- a CDS encoding YicC/YloC family endoribonuclease: MTLASMTGFARTQGTSGAWSWAWELKSVNGKGLDLRLRLPGGWEGLENGLRQSAARVLARGNVNAALSLTRADPEVSVRVNEHVLRTIAQSVRRVAEELGAPPVQLESLIGLKGVLEISEAQETDAGRAALEAAIIAGFEEALADLAAMRVQEGAALALVLGERLDAIARLTAAAEANPSRRPEAIRAKLADQIRGLMDTGASFDADRLHQEALVIAAKVDVREELDRLVTHVAAARTMLGEGGAIGRRLDFLAQEFNRETNTLCSKANDVSLTAIGLELKSVVEQFREQVQNIE, encoded by the coding sequence ATGACGCTGGCCAGCATGACGGGTTTCGCACGCACGCAGGGCACCAGCGGTGCCTGGAGCTGGGCTTGGGAGCTCAAATCGGTCAATGGCAAGGGGCTGGATCTGCGCCTGCGGCTGCCCGGCGGCTGGGAGGGGCTGGAGAACGGCCTACGCCAGAGCGCGGCCCGCGTGCTCGCCCGGGGCAATGTCAACGCCGCCCTTTCGCTCACGCGCGCCGACCCCGAGGTGAGCGTGCGTGTCAATGAGCATGTGCTGCGCACCATCGCCCAGTCGGTACGCCGGGTGGCGGAGGAACTGGGCGCTCCGCCGGTGCAGTTGGAAAGTCTCATCGGCCTGAAGGGCGTGCTGGAGATCAGCGAGGCGCAGGAGACGGATGCCGGCCGCGCGGCGCTGGAGGCGGCGATCATCGCCGGCTTCGAGGAAGCGCTGGCCGACCTCGCCGCCATGCGGGTGCAGGAAGGGGCGGCGCTCGCCCTCGTGCTGGGCGAGCGGCTCGATGCCATTGCCCGGCTCACCGCCGCCGCCGAAGCCAATCCCTCCCGGCGGCCGGAGGCGATCCGTGCCAAGCTCGCCGATCAGATTCGCGGTTTGATGGACACGGGCGCGAGCTTTGATGCCGACCGGCTGCACCAGGAGGCGCTGGTGATCGCCGCCAAGGTCGATGTCCGCGAGGAACTGGACCGCCTGGTCACCCATGTCGCGGCGGCCCGCACTATGCTGGGCGAGGGCGGGGCCATCGGGCGGCGGCTCGACTTCCTGGCGCAGGAGTTCAACCGCGAAACCAACACGCTCTGTTCCAAGGCCAATGACGTGTCGCTGACCGCCATCGGGCTGGAGTTGAAGAGCGTCGTCGAGCAGTTCCGCGAGCAGGTTCAGAATATCGAGTGA
- a CDS encoding peptidylprolyl isomerase: MRGRSLIRDGWHAGHRRVFGPYVRALLLGCALGAASPLLPAPAQAQQILVLVQGQPITSFDVAQRIKLAQLTERKNLSQKQALEELIDQRLKIVTAERFGVTADKDEVDKMFARMGSRTGRTPEQLTQALAQSGLDAGMLKAKMRADFVWNNYVRGRFSSVATIRDSDVFAALQSKGEDLTRAQRTTEYTIRQIVLVVGRTANPGERSQRMAEANNLRKQFRDCEAGVDIARGMRETVVRDPVIRTSADMSEPVRKIMDDTPVGQLTAPEVSRAGIEMIAICDRREVVGESAQKREVRAELENKQFEAVSRKLLDEARKSAMIQYR; this comes from the coding sequence ATGCGTGGTCGGTCTTTGATACGGGATGGCTGGCATGCCGGCCATCGTCGGGTCTTCGGGCCGTACGTTCGCGCGCTCCTGCTTGGCTGCGCCCTCGGCGCGGCGTCTCCCCTCCTGCCCGCTCCGGCACAGGCGCAGCAGATTCTCGTGCTGGTCCAGGGGCAGCCGATCACCAGCTTCGATGTCGCCCAGCGCATCAAGCTCGCCCAGCTCACCGAGCGGAAGAACCTGTCCCAGAAGCAGGCGCTTGAGGAACTGATCGACCAGCGCCTGAAGATCGTGACGGCGGAGCGCTTCGGCGTCACCGCCGACAAGGATGAAGTCGACAAGATGTTCGCCCGCATGGGCAGCCGCACCGGCCGCACGCCCGAGCAGCTAACGCAGGCCCTGGCGCAGTCCGGGCTCGATGCCGGCATGCTCAAGGCCAAGATGCGGGCCGACTTCGTGTGGAACAACTATGTGCGCGGCCGCTTCTCATCGGTCGCGACCATCCGCGATTCGGATGTCTTCGCGGCGCTTCAGTCCAAGGGCGAGGACCTGACCCGCGCCCAGCGCACCACGGAATACACCATTCGCCAGATCGTGCTTGTGGTCGGGCGCACGGCCAATCCTGGCGAGCGCTCGCAGCGCATGGCGGAAGCCAATAATCTGCGCAAGCAGTTCCGTGACTGTGAGGCGGGCGTCGATATCGCGCGGGGGATGCGCGAAACAGTGGTCCGTGACCCGGTCATCCGAACCTCGGCCGATATGAGCGAGCCGGTGCGCAAGATCATGGACGACACGCCGGTGGGCCAGTTGACGGCACCGGAGGTCTCCCGCGCCGGCATCGAGATGATTGCCATCTGCGACCGCCGCGAAGTGGTCGGCGAAAGCGCGCAGAAGCGTGAAGTCCGCGCCGAGCTGGAGAACAAGCAGTTCGAGGCGGTGTCGAGAAAGCTGCTCGACGAGGCGCGCAAATCCGCCATGATCCAGTACCGCTGA
- the gmk gene encoding guanylate kinase, which translates to MLILSSPSGAGKSTLARLLLEQNPDIYLSVSVTTRGRRPSEVEGVHYHFLTRERFERLRDAGDLLEWAEVHGNFYGTPREPVEAALSAGRDVLFDIDYQGAEQLYEKMRPDIVGVFILPPSAAELKTRLERRAEDASGVIEKRLRNARTEIAHWRDYNYVLVNADLNSTFANLRNILLAERLRRERQPGLEPVIERLDSELAELVA; encoded by the coding sequence ATGCTGATCCTTTCCTCCCCCTCTGGCGCGGGAAAATCAACGCTCGCCCGGCTGCTGCTGGAACAGAATCCCGACATCTACCTCTCTGTGTCGGTGACGACGCGGGGCCGGCGGCCGAGCGAAGTCGAGGGTGTGCATTATCACTTCCTCACCCGCGAGCGCTTCGAGCGTCTGCGCGACGCCGGCGATCTGCTGGAATGGGCGGAGGTTCACGGCAATTTCTACGGCACGCCGCGCGAGCCGGTGGAGGCCGCGTTGTCGGCGGGACGGGACGTGCTGTTCGACATCGACTATCAGGGCGCCGAGCAGCTCTATGAGAAGATGCGCCCCGACATTGTCGGCGTGTTCATTCTGCCGCCCTCGGCCGCCGAGCTGAAGACGCGGCTGGAACGGCGCGCCGAGGATGCCTCGGGCGTCATCGAGAAGCGCCTGCGCAACGCCCGCACCGAGATCGCCCATTGGCGTGACTATAATTACGTGCTGGTCAATGCCGACCTGAACTCGACCTTCGCCAATCTGCGCAACATCCTGCTCGCCGAGCGGCTGCGCCGCGAGCGCCAGCCGGGCCTCGAGCCAGTGATCGAGCGGCTCGACAGCGAGCTGGCGGAACTGGTGGCGTAA